In Plasmodium vivax chromosome 14, whole genome shotgun sequence, the genomic window TATGGTCACAACTGATAAACAGTTACAAGTCTACGAATGACCTGCTCTGCGAAGGAGAAAACTCCTCTCTGTGgaattatgtaaaatgtttttcttcctggGATGGAGAGTATTTTTTACGCTTATCATTAAACGAGACGGAGTATCTCTACGAGCAGAACCATGCCTTTTTCCCTGCACTTCCTTTCGTAGTAGGTTCCTTAAAAAGGCTGTTggagggggggttcccccatGTGAGTACCTGCACAATGCATATGCTAATCGCCATAATtgctaataattttttttttgccttttccgccATTGGGTTGTACCTATTTGTGTATACCTCCCTCAGTGTAGGGGCAACACCTATGGGTGTTGTGTCTTCCCAAAAGGAGAGCGCAAAGAAAGGGGCCACCTACATGCAGAGTGTTAAAAGTGCGGAGGACTCGCGCCGCCTGAGCTTCCTGGCAGCCATTCTATTTACCGTCAACATGGGCAGTATACACATGAGCAGTTTTTACAGTGAGAGTTTCTTTTGCTGTCTCTCCATGTGGGGATTCACCTTTTTACAGTGCTCCCTGAATGTCAGCAAGGGGAGCTTCACCTTCGACCTGTTGGCAGTTTTGTGCTTTTCCCTTGCGTCCTTCTTCAGGTCCAAcggaattttatttttaattcctctTCTCGTGCACAACTTGAGATCGTGCGCGTTGTGCGTGCACTGCGCAGGGGTGTTACctcgcgggggggagggagacAGGGCAGTCAAAGCGAAGAGGTTGAGCTGCTCCTCAGACGAAGGGCATACGTTGAGCCGCCTCCCATACAAAGGGACCCTCTTGCAGTTTGCCCTCCACTGGGCAAAGGCACTCCTCGAAGCAGCTCTCGTGGTGCTGCCCCTCCTCACCTTTCAACTCTACGCCTACCACTTGTACTGCGTGCAGGGACATGATGACCAGTGGAGAGAGGAGCGCAAACAGtttcacaaattttttttatcattttgggCAAACCCTCTTGAGTATGCAAGCGGGGAGAGGTACACCCGTGTTGAAGACCAACTGATTCGTAGACCCTGGTGCAAGAAAACCATTCCATTTATTTACAGTTACATTCAGCGTGAGTATTGGGGTGTtaagtttttaaaagtggTCAGATCGCCCAGTGCCGGTGTGCTGTATGCTTTGCCCGTTTATTTTGTGTCTCTTCATGCTGtgtatgatttttttctgtgccgGAAgttcccccgggggggggaggcttCTTTCCTGCTTAGCCCCTTCCtcgggggggtcctccacCTGGGCGTGCTGTGCCTCTACCTGTTGCTGTTTGCCCACGGCGAGGTGAGCACGCGGCGTAGCtatgaagcggcgaagcgatGAAGCGGCGAAGTCGCGGGGCACTTCCCCCTACCGCAAGCATTCCTTGTCGAGTGTGGCAAAGGACACCGCAGCATGCCGCCACATAGCAACCTTACCAATTCACCACTTCTCCTTATTCTCCCACCCCTCCCTGCAGATCATCCTGCGGCTCATCGCgagctccccccttttctacGCCCACTACGCCTACCAGCTCAAGTACTCAGAGAGGTGGAACTTGCTCCTGCTCGCGaatttgctttattttttcgttggGCCCCCCCTGTTCGGCGCGTACATCGCGTGGACgtagggggggagaagaagcaatcatgtgaagaagcaaacgtGTGAAGCCGCCATCATGTGAAGATGCCATCATACGCTCGGCAACGATACATGCTTGTcccaaaaaatgttattaaaaatgttcgcACGCATGGCGGCAAAATGTAGCGGGGCCTGTCAACGCGCGTGGAGGGATGTCCCCCCATTTCTGCCCAGACAGAGGCGGAGATTGTTCACttcggggggaagcagcttCCACAGTTGGGGGCGCCTCATAGGGGCGCTGCCTCATAGGAGGGATGCCTCTTATGGGGGCTGCCCCTACCCCGGATGGGTGCACGCACGCATATATTATGTACCCATACCAATTTGAACACGTAGACACTTCTTGACCGCTTCGTTGTAATACGTTAGAGAACATGGGGGAGGCGTTGCCACAGAGACGACGCGCCGCCGCTCCCTCACCATCACGCACGATAGCTGGTTGGCGCCCCACTCGTCCAACTTCTTAACCAGTGGGAAATGAAACACTGCAGAGGGGCACACCCACTGTGGTGAGCTTACCTCGGAAGGGTCTCACCTCTCAGCAGCGATGCGGTGTGGAGAAAGGGGGCACTCCACGGGGGTATTCTGCATATCTGTACATGGGGAGGTTCCCCCGCGCCGTTCCGCCAAGCGTTCCTCAGCTTCGCTTCCCCCAGCTACCCCACCGCTTCGCATCACACTGCTTCCCCTCAACCGCTTCGCCTCACTCCGCCTCCCTTCACTTCGCGctgctcttcttctcctcgtAGAGAATGCCCTTGTCGAACATACCGCCGAAGGTGAGCTTGTCCCTCTTGCGGGCCTCCTTCAATTTGCTCAGGCAGGCGTCATAGGAGTTGCGTATTTCGACGTTGTTGGGGCTTAGGGAAGCTGCCTTATAGAGGTTCTCCTTGGCAACCTCCAGAAAACCAAAGTGCATGTTGGCGACGCCCAATTTATAAAGTGCCttcacattatttttttcaattttaagtACCTTAGATGCATGCGCGATGGCATTGGGGAAGTCCTTACTCTTATTATAACATGTAGACAAATTTAAGTTGCAAATGATTtcaatgtttttctttttttcagcCAAATCTCCATCCCAATCTTCCGCGTGTATGAATAAGTCGAGTGCTTCCTTATACTTGGAGATAGCTTCGtcaatttcattttttttaaaaaagtcatttccttcttctttcaAATCGAATGCCGCTTGGATTTTCTCCTCGTTTGTGTAATCGTATATGCTTTTCTTCGCTTCTCTAAAGCTGATTAGCTCTATTTCA contains:
- a CDS encoding hypothetical protein, conserved (encoded by transcript PVX_101257A) encodes the protein MQDEGRAKPQQEEAARTKRKVAADVLTVATIALIVRALTAGYTIIWSQLINSYKSTNDLLCEGENSSLWNYVKCFSSWDGEYFLRLSLNETEYLYEQNHAFFPALPFVVGSLKRLLEGGFPHVSTCTMHMLIAIIANNFFFAFSAIGLYLFVYTSLSVGATPMGVVSSQKESAKKGATYMQSVKSAEDSRRLSFLAAILFTVNMGSIHMSSFYSESFFCCLSMWGFTFLQCSLNVSKGSFTFDLLAVLCFSLASFFRSNGILFLIPLLVHNLRSCALCVHCAGVLPRGGEGDRAVKAKRLSCSSDEGHTLSRLPYKGTLLQFALHWAKALLEAALVVLPLLTFQLYAYHLYCVQGHDDQWREERKQFHKFFLSFWANPLEYASGERYTRVEDQLIRRPWCKKTIPFIYSYIQREYWGVKFLKVVRSPSAGVLYALPVYFVSLHAVYDFFLCRKFPRGGEASFLLSPFLGGVLHLGVLCLYLLLFAHGEVSTRRSYEAAKR
- a CDS encoding 70 kDa peptidylprolyl isomerase, putative (encoded by transcript PVX_101260A); the protein is MEQETLEQVHLTEDGGVVKTILRKGEGGEENAPKKGNEVTVHYVGKLESSGKVFDSSRERNVPFKFHLGQGEVIKGWDICVASMTKNEKCSVRLDSKYGYGEEGCGESIPGNSVLIFEIELISFREAKKSIYDYTNEEKIQAAFDLKEEGNDFFKKNEIDEAISKYKEALDLFIHAEDWDGDLAEKKKNIEIICNLNLSTCYNKSKDFPNAIAHASKVLKIEKNNVKALYKLGVANMHFGFLEVAKENLYKAASLSPNNVEIRNSYDACLSKLKEARKRDKLTFGGMFDKGILYEEKKSSAK